The Altererythrobacter sp. CAU 1644 genome has a window encoding:
- the queF gene encoding preQ(1) synthase codes for MSDTPQTLHLGQTSAPPASPEEAKLDYVPNPRTGTLYLVRFAAPEFTSLCPVTGQPDFAHLVIDYAPGETIVESKSLKLFLGAFRNHSGFHEDVTVGIGQRLADEMKPRWLRIGGYWYPRGGIPIDVFWQTGAAPEGLWVPDQGVAPYRGRG; via the coding sequence ATGAGTGACACACCCCAAACCCTGCACCTGGGCCAGACCAGCGCGCCTCCCGCGTCTCCCGAGGAGGCGAAGCTGGATTACGTGCCCAATCCGCGCACGGGTACGCTGTATCTCGTGCGCTTTGCCGCGCCCGAGTTCACGTCTCTTTGCCCGGTGACAGGACAGCCCGATTTCGCGCATTTGGTGATCGACTATGCGCCGGGTGAGACGATCGTCGAGTCGAAGAGCCTCAAGCTGTTCCTCGGCGCGTTTCGCAATCACAGCGGTTTTCATGAGGATGTGACCGTCGGGATCGGCCAACGGTTGGCCGACGAGATGAAGCCCAGATGGCTGCGTATCGGCGGTTACTGGTACCCCCGAGGGGGGATTCCGATCGACGTCTTCTGGCAGACCGGTGCTGCCCCCGAAGGACTATGGGTACCCGATCAGGGTGTCGCACCCTATCGCGGGCGCGGTTAG
- the putA gene encoding bifunctional proline dehydrogenase/L-glutamate gamma-semialdehyde dehydrogenase PutA has translation MTESASRLPFARFAPPISAATPLRRAITIAYRLPEPEAVLPLIEAARLPQDLREEIAQTARRLVERLRKKGQRGGVEGLVKEYSLSSEEGVALMCLAEALLRVPDNATRDALIRDKIARGDWRSHLGDGRSIFVNAATWGLVVSGKLVTPVQEQGLGASLNALIKRAGEPVIRSGVNMAMEMMGEQFVTGETIAEALRRARKQEELGFSYSYDMLGEAAMTMHDAERYYADYERAIHAIGKAAAGRGVYEGPGISIKLSALHPRYQRAQADRVMGELLPKVRALALMSKGYDIGFNIDAEEADRLELSLDILEALAFDPELAGWQGLGFVVQAYGKRCPFVIDWIVDLAQRSGHRIMVRLVKGAYWDSEVKRAQVEGLADFPVYTRKVHTDVSYIACARKLLAARSHVFPQFATHNAQTLATIYHLAGDAFVTGDYEFQCLHGMGEALYEEVVGEDKLDRPCRIYAPVGTHETLLAYLVRRLLENGANSSFVNRIWDEDVSVADLAVDPVDEAAAIDPPGSTHPLIRLPRKLYPGRENSRGLDLSNEAVLEDLSASLRESAGVDWRAGPTFGAGDATEPVTNPADNRDVVGHVTWATEQQALQATETAQQAFADWAATPVADRAACLDRAADALEAKMELLLGLIMREAGKSAANAIAEVREAVDFLRYYAQQAREGLSGAQAVGPMVCISPWNFPLAIFTGQVAAALVAGNTVLAKPAEETPLIAAQAVDILHQAGVPQEVLQLVPGAGAIGAALVGAPQTCGVIFTGSTEVAKLIQAQLAERVLPDGAPIPLIAETGGQNAMVVDSSALPEQVVRDVIASAFDSAGQRCSALRILCVQQDIADELMEMLHGALAELRVGPTDELRIDVGPVITAEARDTICDHVERMRAAGHKVEQLELGDNTAHGTFVAPTIIEISDIGQLGREVFGPVLHVLRYRRRDLDEVLRQINATGYGLTFGLHSRIDETIAAVTAAAEVGNIYVNRNVIGAIVGVQPFGGRGLSGTGPKAGGPLYLGRLVNGAASQAPALGQAVELPGPVGERNIYSVHPRGRVLLLAATRPGLEAQLEAVRATGNTPVLPDDELTRRIAEGLLDGNCVQVEWVSDWTTVAPFAQVLVEDAGTDIRDHLRQIAAKAGPIPIVQLGGAERPYRTDWLLEEVSVSIDTTAAGGNASLMAVA, from the coding sequence TTGACCGAGTCCGCTTCGCGCTTGCCGTTTGCTCGTTTCGCCCCACCGATCAGCGCGGCCACGCCGCTGCGTCGCGCCATCACCATCGCATACCGATTGCCCGAGCCCGAAGCGGTCCTGCCACTGATCGAGGCGGCGCGCCTGCCGCAGGATCTGCGCGAGGAGATTGCGCAGACCGCCCGGCGACTGGTGGAGCGCCTCCGCAAGAAGGGCCAGCGCGGCGGGGTCGAAGGCCTGGTCAAGGAGTACTCGCTGTCGAGCGAAGAAGGCGTCGCGCTGATGTGCCTCGCCGAAGCTTTGCTGCGCGTGCCCGACAATGCGACCCGCGATGCCCTGATTCGCGACAAGATCGCACGCGGCGACTGGCGTTCGCACCTTGGCGACGGCCGGTCGATCTTCGTCAACGCCGCGACCTGGGGCCTCGTCGTCTCGGGCAAGCTGGTGACCCCGGTGCAGGAGCAAGGGCTCGGCGCATCGCTCAATGCCTTGATCAAGCGGGCGGGCGAACCGGTGATCCGCAGCGGCGTGAACATGGCGATGGAGATGATGGGCGAGCAGTTCGTCACCGGTGAGACCATCGCCGAGGCGCTGAGGCGCGCCCGCAAGCAGGAAGAGCTGGGCTTCAGCTACAGCTACGACATGCTCGGCGAAGCGGCGATGACGATGCACGATGCAGAGCGGTACTATGCCGACTACGAACGCGCGATCCACGCCATCGGCAAGGCTGCGGCCGGGCGCGGCGTCTATGAAGGGCCAGGCATCTCGATCAAGCTCTCGGCACTCCACCCGCGCTACCAGCGGGCGCAGGCCGACCGCGTCATGGGCGAGCTGCTGCCCAAGGTGCGCGCGCTCGCGCTGATGTCGAAGGGCTATGACATCGGGTTCAACATTGATGCGGAAGAGGCAGACCGGCTCGAACTGTCGCTCGACATTCTCGAGGCCCTGGCGTTCGATCCCGAGCTTGCCGGTTGGCAGGGGCTGGGCTTCGTCGTGCAGGCCTATGGCAAGCGTTGCCCCTTCGTGATCGACTGGATCGTCGACCTTGCTCAGCGCTCGGGCCACCGGATCATGGTACGGCTGGTCAAGGGCGCCTATTGGGACAGCGAGGTCAAGCGCGCCCAGGTTGAGGGGCTGGCCGACTTTCCGGTTTACACGCGCAAGGTCCACACCGATGTCAGCTACATCGCCTGCGCCCGCAAGCTGCTCGCTGCACGGAGCCACGTGTTCCCGCAGTTCGCGACACACAATGCGCAGACGCTGGCGACCATCTATCACCTGGCAGGCGATGCTTTCGTCACCGGAGATTACGAATTCCAGTGCCTCCACGGCATGGGCGAAGCGCTCTATGAAGAGGTGGTCGGCGAGGACAAGCTCGACCGGCCGTGCCGTATTTATGCCCCGGTCGGGACGCATGAGACCTTGCTCGCCTATCTCGTGCGGCGCCTGCTCGAGAACGGCGCCAATTCTTCCTTCGTCAATCGCATCTGGGACGAGGACGTCTCGGTCGCGGATCTGGCGGTCGATCCGGTCGACGAAGCCGCGGCGATCGATCCGCCCGGGTCGACCCATCCTCTGATCAGGCTCCCGCGCAAGCTCTATCCGGGGCGCGAGAACTCGCGGGGGCTCGATCTGTCGAACGAAGCCGTGCTCGAAGACCTTTCGGCCAGCCTGCGCGAGAGCGCGGGCGTCGATTGGCGTGCGGGACCGACGTTCGGGGCCGGGGATGCAACTGAACCCGTGACCAATCCTGCCGATAATCGCGATGTGGTCGGCCATGTCACCTGGGCGACCGAGCAGCAGGCGCTGCAGGCAACGGAAACCGCACAGCAAGCCTTTGCCGACTGGGCTGCGACCCCGGTCGCCGACCGGGCAGCCTGCCTCGATCGCGCCGCCGACGCGCTCGAAGCGAAGATGGAGCTGCTGCTCGGCCTGATCATGCGCGAGGCGGGCAAGTCTGCCGCCAATGCCATTGCCGAGGTACGCGAGGCAGTCGATTTCCTGCGCTACTATGCCCAGCAGGCGCGCGAGGGGCTGTCGGGCGCCCAAGCAGTCGGCCCGATGGTCTGTATCAGCCCGTGGAACTTCCCGCTGGCGATCTTCACCGGCCAGGTTGCCGCTGCACTGGTGGCAGGCAACACGGTGCTGGCCAAGCCGGCGGAGGAGACGCCGCTGATCGCCGCGCAGGCAGTCGATATCCTCCACCAGGCGGGCGTGCCGCAGGAAGTGTTGCAGCTGGTCCCGGGCGCGGGCGCGATCGGCGCTGCGCTGGTCGGCGCGCCGCAGACCTGCGGGGTCATCTTCACCGGATCGACCGAGGTCGCCAAGCTGATCCAGGCGCAACTTGCCGAGCGCGTGCTGCCCGACGGGGCACCGATTCCGCTGATCGCCGAGACCGGCGGCCAGAACGCCATGGTGGTCGACAGTTCGGCCCTACCGGAACAGGTGGTGCGCGATGTCATTGCCAGCGCCTTCGACAGCGCGGGTCAGCGCTGTTCGGCACTGCGCATTCTGTGCGTCCAGCAGGATATTGCCGACGAGCTGATGGAGATGCTGCACGGGGCGCTCGCCGAATTGCGCGTCGGGCCGACGGACGAGCTGCGCATTGATGTCGGTCCGGTGATCACCGCCGAGGCACGCGATACGATCTGCGATCATGTCGAGCGCATGCGCGCGGCCGGGCACAAGGTCGAACAGCTCGAACTCGGCGACAATACAGCGCATGGCACCTTCGTCGCGCCGACGATTATCGAGATCAGCGATATCGGGCAACTTGGCCGGGAAGTGTTCGGACCGGTGCTGCATGTGCTGCGCTATCGCCGCCGCGACCTCGACGAGGTGCTGCGCCAGATCAACGCCACCGGCTATGGCCTCACATTCGGACTGCACAGCCGGATCGACGAGACAATCGCTGCGGTCACAGCCGCGGCCGAGGTCGGCAATATCTACGTCAACCGCAACGTCATCGGCGCGATCGTCGGCGTCCAGCCCTTCGGCGGGCGCGGGCTATCGGGCACCGGGCCCAAGGCCGGCGGGCCGCTCTATCTCGGGCGGCTGGTCAATGGCGCCGCGAGCCAGGCCCCGGCGCTGGGGCAGGCGGTGGAGCTGCCGGGGCCGGTCGGCGAACGGAACATCTACTCTGTCCACCCGCGTGGGCGAGTGCTGCTGCTGGCCGCGACGCGGCCCGGGCTCGAGGCGCAACTGGAGGCTGTCCGGGCGACCGGGAACACCCCGGTCCTGCCGGATGACGAGCTGACCCGGCGCATTGCCGAGGGACTTCTTGACGGAAATTGCGTCCAGGTCGAGTGGGTGTCCGACTGGACTACCGTAGCGCCCTTCGCGCAGGTGCTGGTCGAAGACGCTGGCACGGATATACGCGATCACCTGCGCCAGATCGCAGCAAAGGCGGGGCCGATCCCCATCGTGCAATTGGGCGGTGCGGAAAGGCCCTATCGGACCGACTGGCTGCTCGAAGAAGTCTCGGTCTCGATCGACACTACTGCGGCAGGCGGCAATGCCAGCCTGATGGCTGTCGCCTAG
- a CDS encoding Lrp/AsnC family transcriptional regulator, giving the protein MSINFALDSRFDRIDRRIVEELRVDGRITVTELAQRVGLSKTPCQLRLKRLIQSGCIRGFRAVVDFRMLGEAHVAFAEVKLSDTREKALAEFRQGVSRIREVEECHMIAGNFDYLLKVRTSDIAAYREVLGEKISSLPHVASTSSFVVMETVVDDTG; this is encoded by the coding sequence ATGTCTATCAATTTTGCACTGGATAGTCGTTTCGACCGTATCGATCGGCGTATCGTCGAGGAATTGCGCGTTGACGGCCGGATTACCGTCACCGAACTTGCCCAGCGGGTCGGGCTATCCAAGACGCCGTGCCAGTTGCGATTGAAACGGCTGATCCAGAGCGGCTGCATTCGCGGCTTCCGCGCAGTTGTCGATTTCCGCATGCTGGGCGAGGCGCATGTCGCCTTTGCCGAGGTAAAGCTCAGCGACACGCGCGAGAAGGCGCTGGCGGAATTTCGGCAGGGGGTCAGCCGGATCCGGGAAGTCGAGGAATGCCACATGATCGCGGGAAATTTCGATTACCTGCTCAAGGTCAGGACTTCGGATATCGCCGCCTACCGTGAAGTCTTGGGCGAGAAGATCTCCAGCCTGCCGCACGTCGCCAGCACATCAAGCTTCGTGGTCATGGAAACAGTGGTCGACGATACCGGTTAG
- the putP gene encoding sodium/proline symporter PutP translates to MATGTLISLTLYFILMLAIGLYAWRKSTADSEGYLLGGRQLSPAVAALSAGASDMSGWLLLGLPGALYAAGLVEAWIGIGLFVGALVNWIVVAPRLREQTVSYGNALTIPEFLANRFPDKAVTLRLASAVIIVTFFAVYTAAGLVGGGKLFETAFPALLDNLGVGMSDYMLGVWITAGVVLAYTMVGGFLAVSLTDFVQGCIMVVALVLMPLVVMFGPGGASGASIAAVPQAGFLSLTEGLTFIGFLSAVTWGLGYFGQPHIIVRFMAIRSVADVPTARNIGMTWMGVALLGAIGVGIAGRAYVERNGLVVEDPETIFIVLAGLLFHPLVTGFLLAALLAAIMSTISSQLLVASSSLTEDFYRLFFRKQASEREMVNVGRLCVLLVALGAIAIAADPDSEVLGLVSNAWAGFGAAFGPLIILSLTWKRMTGAGAVAGLVTGAAVVILWISPGPDGKPLGDPRIYEIIPGFVAAWLAIVLVSRATQAAAGVQPDQAEGTS, encoded by the coding sequence ATGGCAACCGGCACGCTGATTTCGCTCACGCTCTATTTTATCCTGATGCTCGCCATCGGGCTCTACGCCTGGCGAAAGTCGACGGCCGATAGCGAGGGATACTTGCTCGGCGGCAGGCAACTTTCTCCTGCTGTAGCGGCGCTGTCGGCGGGCGCATCGGACATGTCGGGCTGGCTGCTGCTCGGCTTGCCCGGAGCGCTCTATGCAGCGGGGCTGGTCGAAGCGTGGATCGGTATCGGCCTGTTCGTCGGCGCTCTGGTCAACTGGATCGTTGTCGCGCCGCGCCTGCGCGAACAAACCGTCAGCTATGGCAATGCGCTGACCATCCCCGAATTCCTTGCCAACCGCTTCCCTGACAAGGCGGTCACGCTGCGCCTCGCAAGCGCGGTGATCATCGTCACCTTCTTCGCGGTATATACGGCTGCCGGCCTGGTCGGCGGCGGCAAGTTGTTCGAAACCGCGTTCCCCGCGCTACTCGACAATCTCGGCGTCGGGATGAGCGACTACATGCTCGGCGTATGGATCACAGCAGGCGTGGTCCTGGCCTATACGATGGTGGGTGGGTTCCTGGCAGTGAGTCTGACCGACTTTGTCCAGGGCTGCATCATGGTCGTGGCGCTGGTACTGATGCCGCTGGTGGTGATGTTCGGTCCGGGCGGGGCCTCGGGTGCATCGATAGCGGCGGTGCCGCAGGCGGGTTTCCTCAGCCTGACCGAAGGACTGACCTTCATCGGGTTTCTTTCCGCGGTGACCTGGGGGCTTGGCTATTTCGGGCAGCCGCACATCATCGTGCGCTTCATGGCGATCCGCAGCGTCGCTGACGTGCCGACCGCGCGCAACATCGGCATGACCTGGATGGGCGTCGCCCTGCTCGGCGCGATCGGGGTGGGGATTGCGGGCCGCGCCTATGTCGAGCGCAATGGGCTGGTGGTCGAAGATCCGGAAACGATTTTCATCGTGCTGGCCGGCCTGCTGTTCCACCCGCTGGTGACCGGCTTCCTGCTGGCGGCGCTGCTAGCCGCGATCATGAGCACGATTTCATCGCAACTGCTGGTTGCTTCCAGTTCGCTGACCGAGGACTTCTATCGCCTGTTCTTCCGCAAGCAGGCGAGCGAGCGCGAGATGGTCAATGTCGGGCGGCTGTGCGTGCTGCTGGTGGCGCTGGGCGCGATTGCCATCGCTGCCGATCCTGACAGCGAGGTGCTGGGCTTGGTATCCAATGCCTGGGCCGGGTTTGGCGCGGCTTTCGGTCCCCTGATCATTCTCTCGCTCACCTGGAAGCGAATGACAGGAGCGGGGGCGGTTGCAGGGCTGGTGACCGGCGCGGCGGTGGTGATTCTCTGGATATCGCCCGGCCCTGACGGCAAGCCTCTGGGCGATCCCCGGATTTACGAGATCATTCCGGGCTTCGTCGCGGCATGGCTGGCGATCGTTCTCGTCAGTCGAGCGACGCAGGCTGCGGCGGGCGTGCAGCCCGATCAGGCCGAGGGCACAAGCTAA
- a CDS encoding replication-associated recombination protein A, whose product MADLFADDAPPPARNDEPREDAPLADRLRPRSLVEIIGQEHLTGPEGAIGRMVAAGRLSSMILWGPPGTGKTSIARLLADAVGMRFVAVSAVFSGVADLKKAFAEADRAAQAGQKTLLFVDEIHRFNRAQQDGFLPFVERGTVTLVGATTENPSFELNAALLSRAQVLILERLDSEALGKLLDRAEALEGALPLTGEARAALVASADGDGRFLLNQAETLYNAQIAEPLDPAALGKFLQRRVAVYDKDREGHYNLISALHKSLRGSDPQAALYYLARMLTAGEEPLYVLRRLVRFASEDIGLADPNALVQCLAAKDAYDFLGSPEGELAVVQACLYCATAPKSNAAYAAQKAAFKSARETGSLMPPQSILNAPTKLMKEIGYGQGYAYDHDADEGFSGANYWPEGMEPQTYYTPVERGFERKVKERIEYWDKLRRERGQ is encoded by the coding sequence ATGGCCGACCTGTTTGCCGATGACGCTCCCCCGCCCGCGCGGAACGACGAGCCGCGCGAGGATGCGCCGCTGGCCGATCGCCTGCGGCCGCGTTCGCTGGTCGAGATTATCGGGCAGGAGCACCTGACCGGCCCCGAAGGTGCGATCGGGCGCATGGTCGCCGCCGGTCGCCTCTCTTCGATGATCCTGTGGGGCCCGCCCGGCACCGGCAAGACCTCCATCGCGCGGCTGCTCGCCGATGCCGTGGGAATGCGCTTCGTCGCGGTGAGCGCGGTGTTTTCGGGCGTCGCCGATCTCAAGAAAGCCTTTGCCGAGGCCGACCGCGCCGCCCAGGCGGGGCAAAAGACCCTGCTGTTCGTGGACGAGATCCACCGCTTCAACCGCGCGCAACAGGACGGATTTCTCCCGTTTGTCGAGCGCGGCACGGTGACGCTGGTCGGTGCGACCACCGAGAACCCCAGCTTCGAACTCAACGCCGCGCTGCTGAGCCGCGCGCAGGTGCTGATCCTCGAACGGCTCGACAGCGAGGCGCTGGGCAAGCTGCTCGACCGCGCCGAGGCTCTCGAAGGCGCCCTACCCCTCACCGGCGAAGCGCGCGCGGCCCTCGTCGCCAGCGCCGATGGCGACGGACGTTTCCTGCTCAACCAGGCCGAAACACTCTACAACGCGCAGATCGCGGAACCCCTCGACCCCGCAGCGCTCGGCAAGTTCCTCCAGCGCCGGGTAGCGGTCTACGACAAGGACCGCGAAGGGCACTACAACCTCATCAGCGCGCTCCATAAGAGCCTGCGCGGCAGCGACCCGCAGGCCGCGCTCTACTACCTCGCGCGCATGCTGACAGCCGGCGAAGAGCCGCTCTACGTGCTGCGTCGCCTCGTCCGCTTTGCGAGCGAGGATATCGGCCTCGCCGATCCCAATGCGCTGGTGCAATGCCTCGCGGCGAAGGACGCCTACGATTTCCTCGGTTCGCCCGAGGGCGAGCTGGCGGTGGTCCAGGCCTGCCTCTATTGCGCCACCGCGCCCAAATCGAACGCCGCCTATGCCGCGCAGAAGGCCGCGTTCAAGTCCGCCCGCGAAACCGGCAGCCTGATGCCGCCGCAGAGCATCCTCAATGCACCGACCAAGCTGATGAAGGAGATCGGCTATGGCCAGGGTTACGCCTACGACCACGACGCCGACGAAGGCTTCTCGGGCGCGAATTACTGGCCTGAAGGCATGGAACCGCAGACCTATTACACCCCGGTCGAACGCGGGTTTGAGCGCAAGGTGAAAGAGCGCATCGAATATTGGGACAAGCTGCGGCGCGAACGCGGCCAGTGA
- a CDS encoding phosphoserine transaminase yields MTAEPTLKPERPFFSSGPTAKHKGWSASNLKTESLGRSHRSALGKSRLKYAIDLSKEMLGVPEDYLVGIMPASDTGALECAMWTMLRPDRPATVAAWESFGNVWIQDAVKQLKLPKLTTLDADYGEIPDLASIPQENDVVFTWNGTTSGAKIPNTDWLAPGREGVTINDATSAVFAMEMDWAKLDATTYSWQKVMGSEAQHGMLILSPKAVARIEDYDPEWPLPKLFRLKKGGKINRSIFEGATINTPSMLATEDYIDALEWAQALGGRKAMFERANANAAIVKDWIEATPWLRNMVSDPAKRTNTGVCFVFQGDWYDSLSDEDKAGVPKKIVKLLEDRGVGYDFNGYRDAPPSLRIWCGGTVEQEDLKRLLPWIEWAYETVKNG; encoded by the coding sequence ATGACTGCTGAACCGACGCTCAAGCCTGAGCGCCCTTTCTTTTCGTCGGGGCCGACCGCCAAACACAAGGGCTGGTCTGCATCTAATCTCAAAACCGAATCGCTCGGACGCTCGCATCGTAGCGCCCTTGGCAAGTCGCGGCTGAAATACGCCATCGACCTGTCGAAGGAGATGCTCGGCGTGCCCGAGGATTACCTCGTCGGCATAATGCCTGCGTCGGACACGGGCGCGCTCGAATGCGCGATGTGGACGATGCTGCGCCCCGACCGCCCGGCAACCGTCGCGGCGTGGGAAAGCTTCGGCAATGTCTGGATCCAGGACGCGGTCAAGCAGCTCAAGCTGCCCAAGCTGACTACGCTCGACGCCGACTACGGCGAAATCCCCGATCTCGCGTCGATCCCGCAGGAAAACGATGTCGTCTTCACCTGGAACGGCACGACTTCGGGCGCGAAGATCCCGAACACGGACTGGCTTGCGCCGGGCCGCGAGGGCGTGACGATCAACGATGCCACCAGCGCCGTCTTCGCGATGGAGATGGACTGGGCCAAGCTCGATGCCACGACCTACAGCTGGCAGAAGGTGATGGGCTCGGAAGCCCAGCACGGCATGCTGATCCTCAGCCCCAAGGCTGTCGCCCGGATCGAGGATTACGATCCCGAATGGCCGCTGCCCAAGCTGTTCCGCCTCAAGAAAGGCGGCAAGATCAACCGTTCGATCTTCGAAGGCGCGACCATCAACACGCCTTCCATGCTGGCGACCGAGGACTATATCGATGCGCTCGAATGGGCGCAGGCGCTGGGCGGCCGCAAGGCCATGTTCGAACGCGCCAATGCCAACGCGGCTATCGTCAAGGACTGGATCGAGGCAACGCCGTGGCTGCGGAACATGGTCTCCGACCCGGCCAAGCGTACGAACACCGGTGTCTGCTTCGTGTTCCAGGGCGACTGGTACGACAGCCTGTCCGACGAGGATAAGGCGGGCGTGCCGAAGAAGATCGTCAAGCTCCTCGAAGACCGCGGGGTCGGCTACGACTTCAACGGCTATCGCGATGCCCCGCCGAGCTTGCGCATCTGGTGCGGCGGTACGGTCGAGCAGGAGGACCTCAAGCGTCTGCTGCCGTGGATCGAGTGGGCCTACGAGACCGTCAAGAACGGCTGA
- a CDS encoding glycosyltransferase family 4 protein, producing the protein MDVADLRIALFSGNYNYTRDGANQALNRLAEYLLRQGAALRVYAPKVENPDFEPTGDLVNVPNIRMPVKNRGEYRLPTGLDAKALRDLEKFKPNIVHLSSPDPTAHRALRWAQDHDIPVLASVHTRFETYPRYYKAAFLEPIVVWILRRFYNRCDALVAPSQSMIDELIAQDMHDDIALWSRGVDRTMFHPSKRDMEWRRSLGLADDDVAVVFLGRLVMEKGLDVFADTIVEMRKLQVPHKVLVIGDGPARGWFEKALPGGIFAGFQTGHDLGRALASGDIFFNPSITETFGNVTLEAMASGLPVVAAGATGASSLVDDWETGRLVPPGKPAEFAEAIKPYCTNHDLRARHGAAGEAKSREYSWDAINSVVAETYARLVEDRRALQEQERQEELAAQRA; encoded by the coding sequence ATGGACGTCGCAGATCTTCGTATCGCCCTGTTCAGCGGGAACTACAATTACACCCGCGACGGGGCCAACCAGGCACTCAACCGCCTGGCCGAGTACCTGTTGCGGCAGGGCGCGGCGCTGCGGGTCTATGCCCCCAAGGTCGAGAACCCCGATTTCGAGCCGACCGGCGACCTGGTGAATGTGCCCAATATTCGCATGCCGGTGAAGAATCGCGGCGAGTACCGCCTGCCGACCGGGCTCGATGCCAAGGCGCTACGCGACCTTGAGAAATTCAAACCCAATATCGTCCACCTCTCCTCGCCCGATCCGACCGCGCATCGTGCGCTGCGCTGGGCGCAGGACCATGACATTCCCGTCCTCGCCTCGGTCCACACCCGCTTCGAGACCTATCCGCGTTACTACAAGGCGGCGTTTCTCGAGCCGATCGTGGTGTGGATCCTACGGCGGTTCTACAATCGCTGCGATGCTCTCGTCGCGCCCTCGCAGAGCATGATCGACGAACTGATCGCGCAGGACATGCATGACGATATCGCGCTGTGGTCGCGCGGGGTCGACCGGACCATGTTCCATCCTTCCAAGCGCGACATGGAATGGCGTCGTTCGCTCGGCCTCGCCGATGATGACGTGGCCGTCGTCTTCCTCGGTCGCCTGGTGATGGAAAAGGGGCTCGACGTCTTCGCCGACACGATCGTCGAGATGCGCAAACTGCAGGTACCGCACAAGGTGCTGGTGATCGGGGACGGACCCGCACGCGGCTGGTTCGAAAAGGCGCTGCCGGGCGGGATTTTCGCGGGTTTCCAGACGGGCCACGACCTCGGCCGGGCACTCGCCAGCGGCGATATCTTCTTCAACCCGTCGATCACCGAGACCTTCGGCAATGTCACGCTTGAAGCGATGGCCAGCGGCCTCCCCGTAGTAGCTGCGGGGGCGACCGGGGCCTCGAGCCTGGTCGATGACTGGGAGACCGGGCGGCTTGTCCCGCCTGGCAAGCCGGCTGAGTTTGCCGAGGCGATCAAGCCCTATTGCACCAATCACGATCTGCGTGCGCGCCACGGCGCTGCGGGCGAAGCCAAGTCGCGTGAATACAGCTGGGACGCGATCAACAGCGTTGTCGCGGAAACCTATGCCCGGCTGGTCGAAGACCGCCGCGCGCTCCAGGAACAGGAGCGCCAGGAGGAACTCGCCGCCCAGCGCGCCTGA
- a CDS encoding PadR family transcriptional regulator: MHWHKYRKFRGKDTLPFIAMMAASKGAWGSGFGSSFDWDSDDRGGRGRRRRRSRMFGQGELRLALLALIHEQPRHGYELIKAIEELTGGEYAPSPGAVYPTLQLLQDEGMIAEAEAEGPRKPFQATVDGIAELEGRADEVEALLERLAEHGERQENVRSHDLFRAMGNLAMVLKHRARAGKLDKGTVEEIVDLVDELARKIERL; the protein is encoded by the coding sequence ATGCACTGGCACAAATATCGCAAGTTTCGCGGCAAGGACACGCTTCCCTTCATCGCCATGATGGCCGCCTCGAAAGGAGCCTGGGGCTCCGGATTCGGCAGCTCGTTCGACTGGGATAGCGACGATCGGGGCGGGCGTGGTCGGCGGCGGCGCAGGAGCCGCATGTTCGGCCAGGGCGAACTGCGCCTGGCCCTGCTCGCACTGATCCACGAGCAACCGCGGCACGGCTACGAGCTGATCAAGGCGATCGAAGAGCTGACGGGCGGCGAATATGCGCCCAGCCCGGGCGCGGTCTATCCCACGCTGCAATTGCTGCAGGACGAAGGGATGATCGCCGAGGCAGAGGCCGAAGGCCCGCGCAAACCATTCCAAGCGACCGTCGACGGCATCGCCGAACTGGAAGGCCGTGCCGACGAGGTCGAAGCGCTCTTGGAACGGCTCGCCGAACATGGCGAGCGGCAAGAGAATGTCCGCTCGCACGACCTCTTCCGCGCGATGGGCAATCTCGCCATGGTGCTCAAGCACCGGGCGCGGGCAGGGAAGCTCGACAAGGGCACGGTTGAAGAAATCGTCGATCTGGTGGACGAACTGGCGCGCAAGATCGAGCGGCTCTGA